A window from Candidatus Krumholzibacteriota bacterium encodes these proteins:
- a CDS encoding acyl-CoA dehydrogenase family protein produces MNYQLSEEERMLQKTAADFANKTLAAVAVESNENGEFQDDIYKQLGELGFLGMTVPEKYGGVDFGNFSLTLAIEQISKVCASTAVTMSVHNSLTNWVILKYGSDESREKYLPRLASGEILGAYALTEPNAGSDIAGIQTSAVRKDNDYILNGSKLFVSTGDKAGAIIVFVRTDPDDRNRGLSAFIVEPGYPGFSIGKVEKKMGLKASSTVELVFEDCVVPASNLLSEEGRGMEIALSALDGGRIGIASQSLGIGQAAFEEAIKFAGARKQFGKRIIDLQPTKWKLAEIATKLEAARLLVYSASKRRDAGDASTKQVSMAKLFATRAANEIVYDSLQIHGGVGYTSEFLIERLYRDARALEIYEGTSEIQKLVISREILKEYSHMLS; encoded by the coding sequence ATGAATTATCAATTGAGTGAAGAGGAAAGGATGCTGCAGAAAACCGCGGCGGATTTTGCGAATAAGACCCTTGCCGCTGTAGCGGTGGAAAGCAATGAAAATGGCGAATTTCAGGATGATATATATAAACAGCTCGGGGAACTTGGATTTCTCGGGATGACCGTTCCCGAGAAATACGGAGGCGTAGATTTTGGAAATTTTTCTCTGACTCTTGCTATAGAGCAAATCAGTAAAGTATGCGCTTCCACAGCTGTTACCATGTCTGTTCATAATTCGTTGACAAACTGGGTTATTCTTAAATACGGAAGTGATGAAAGCCGCGAAAAATATCTGCCAAGACTGGCTTCAGGAGAAATTCTCGGAGCTTACGCCCTTACCGAACCAAATGCGGGGAGTGATATTGCGGGGATACAGACATCCGCGGTTCGCAAAGATAACGACTACATATTGAACGGTTCAAAATTGTTTGTCTCTACCGGCGATAAAGCGGGAGCTATAATTGTATTCGTGAGAACTGATCCCGATGACAGGAACCGCGGTTTGTCAGCTTTTATAGTAGAGCCCGGCTACCCCGGGTTTTCAATCGGAAAAGTAGAAAAGAAAATGGGGCTGAAGGCGTCTTCGACTGTTGAGCTTGTCTTCGAAGACTGCGTTGTCCCGGCCTCGAATCTTCTTTCTGAAGAAGGCAGAGGTATGGAGATTGCTCTAAGCGCGCTGGACGGAGGCAGGATTGGAATTGCCTCTCAATCCCTGGGAATAGGTCAGGCTGCTTTTGAGGAGGCAATAAAGTTCGCTGGAGCCAGGAAGCAGTTTGGAAAGAGGATTATTGATTTGCAGCCTACGAAATGGAAGTTAGCCGAGATCGCAACTAAACTTGAGGCCGCGCGTTTGCTTGTTTATTCTGCCTCAAAAAGACGTGATGCGGGTGATGCAAGCACTAAACAAGTATCGATGGCGAAGCTGTTTGCCACAAGAGCGGCTAATGAAATAGTCTATGATTCACTTCAGATTCATGGCGGAGTGGGGTATACTTCCGAGTTTCTGATTGAAAGACTTTACAGGGACGCGAGGGCGCTGGAGATCTATGAAGGAACTAGCGAGATTCAGAAGTTAGTAATATCCAGAGAGATCTTAAAAGAATACAGTCATATGTTATCCTAG
- a CDS encoding electron transfer flavoprotein subunit beta/FixA family protein, translating to MKIIVLLKRVPDTEAKILINSEGSGINKEGVKFIINTYDEYAIEEGLQLKEKIGGESTVTVVCMGPEESTEIIRTALAMGADRAVHICDPALEKPTPDVTSSVLAAAIKENGFDIIFCGKQGIDYDMAQTQAFLAEKLDIPQVNVISEFEISEDNKKAFLTRSIEGADEKVEASLPVIISCAKGLNEPRYASLPGIMKAKKKEIRKVTLEDLDLSDMSLENKSTIVKWLSQPKSGECKFIEGEEASEKAAELARVLREEAKVL from the coding sequence TTGAAAATTATAGTATTATTAAAACGTGTTCCGGACACTGAAGCGAAAATATTGATTAACAGCGAAGGTTCGGGAATTAACAAGGAAGGTGTCAAGTTTATAATCAACACTTATGACGAATATGCCATTGAAGAGGGCCTGCAGCTTAAGGAAAAAATAGGGGGAGAAAGCACTGTAACTGTAGTTTGCATGGGTCCGGAGGAATCAACCGAAATTATAAGAACGGCCCTTGCCATGGGAGCTGACAGGGCTGTTCATATTTGTGATCCCGCTCTTGAAAAACCGACTCCCGATGTGACATCCTCTGTTTTAGCCGCGGCTATTAAGGAAAACGGATTTGATATCATTTTCTGCGGAAAACAGGGGATAGACTACGATATGGCTCAGACACAGGCCTTTCTGGCTGAAAAGCTCGATATTCCGCAGGTTAATGTAATATCTGAATTTGAAATTTCAGAGGATAATAAGAAAGCTTTCCTGACGCGAAGCATTGAGGGCGCGGATGAGAAAGTTGAGGCCTCTCTTCCGGTGATTATATCCTGCGCGAAGGGGTTGAACGAACCTCGTTACGCTTCTCTTCCTGGAATCATGAAGGCCAAGAAGAAAGAGATAAGGAAAGTAACACTGGAGGATCTTGATCTTAGCGATATGTCTTTAGAAAATAAGAGCACTATTGTCAAGTGGCTGTCACAACCCAAGAGTGGTGAATGTAAGTTTATCGAGGGTGAAGAAGCGAGCGAAAAGGCGGCAGAGCTTGCCAGGGTATTACGTGAAGAAGCGAAAGTACTATAA
- a CDS encoding electron transfer flavoprotein subunit alpha/FixB family protein yields MNDILVFGEIRDGNLKKVIKELITAGRTVAEGTGGAIDAVLIGKGASELSKNISEFGIRKAVCVDDDQVEKYSTEGYAKVVSDMIEENGYGYIISAATAMGRDLSPRVAARVDGVMFSDCVDLRFEDGRCVAKRPVYSGKLFVEIAPVGEVPVFITIRPNNLTPAETDGGETEIVTRTSGVTEDMIRALATEIIPMAGGRPDITEAEVIIAGGRAMKEESNFEILGELADLLGGAVGASRAAVDAGYAPQPIQVGQTGKIVNPKLYIACGISGAIQHLAGMRTSKVIVAINKDSKAPIFEKAHYGIVGDLFEVVPVLTQEIKKLL; encoded by the coding sequence ATGAATGATATTCTTGTTTTTGGAGAAATAAGGGACGGAAACCTCAAGAAGGTAATCAAAGAACTTATTACCGCCGGAAGGACCGTTGCCGAAGGAACGGGGGGGGCTATAGACGCCGTATTGATAGGCAAAGGCGCTTCCGAGCTTTCGAAGAATATATCCGAATTCGGGATAAGAAAAGCTGTATGCGTCGATGACGATCAAGTGGAAAAATACTCTACAGAGGGTTACGCTAAAGTTGTTTCTGACATGATAGAAGAAAACGGTTACGGGTATATTATCTCAGCCGCTACTGCCATGGGCAGGGATTTGAGCCCAAGAGTTGCCGCCCGCGTGGATGGTGTGATGTTCAGCGACTGTGTTGATTTGAGATTCGAGGATGGACGCTGCGTTGCTAAAAGGCCCGTTTATTCCGGAAAGCTTTTTGTTGAGATTGCTCCGGTCGGAGAGGTTCCGGTTTTTATCACAATAAGGCCTAACAATCTAACCCCGGCTGAAACTGACGGCGGTGAAACTGAGATAGTGACACGTACTTCGGGAGTTACTGAAGATATGATAAGAGCTCTGGCGACGGAGATCATCCCGATGGCTGGAGGAAGACCTGACATTACGGAAGCGGAAGTGATTATTGCCGGCGGAAGGGCTATGAAAGAGGAGTCGAATTTTGAGATCCTCGGAGAACTCGCCGATCTGCTGGGCGGAGCTGTCGGCGCTTCAAGAGCCGCTGTTGACGCTGGTTACGCTCCCCAACCCATTCAAGTAGGTCAGACAGGTAAGATCGTAAACCCGAAACTCTATATTGCCTGCGGGATTTCAGGAGCAATTCAGCATCTTGCCGGAATGAGAACGTCAAAAGTAATCGTGGCGATAAACAAGGATTCTAAGGCTCCTATATTTGAAAAAGCTCATTATGGAATTGTCGGAGATCTTTTTGAAGTTGTCCCTGTGCTTACTCAGGAGATAAAGAAGCTCCTGTAG
- a CDS encoding (Fe-S)-binding protein encodes MTTEGIIMLITLSAVLIAFGFIVSRLIRALRLGRPEDRFDNFGQRLKSIIVFVAGQARVLSQASGIGHFFIFWGFIFITLGTGEHILNMIIPSFSYEALFGSGAAAVISFCQDILAFIVLGAIIVSIFRRFVLKPVRLESDDPKTGREAVFILTLIFILIILMYGLKGAGIIQGEVDGSSAPISNVAANIIESNGIRADIAESVFAWFHHLIVFFFLLYIPFSKHIHILGAIPNVFFRNLGLPGTLTSMDFEDETALKFGNSVLTDFSWKQLLDLYACTECGRCQAACPAYLTDKPLTPYGMIHNLRGHFMEQMGGLLSGNDKDSEEKQIVPGQVSKDELWACTTCGACLQECPPFIEHVQKIVDLRRYLVLTEADFPPEVQPVFKNMEVNYNPWSFGYADRANWAADLDVPIASEKKNFDILFWVGCAGSFDDRGKTIARSVVRLLERAGIDYAILGTEEKCCGDSARRLGNEYLAQMLIESNIEVMKNYEFNRILTICPHGLNSFRADYPQAGYSKPVVHHAEFLLELARAGKLKFAAAKDIKGIYHDPCYLGRYNDIISEPRELISQIEGVDLSEFDRHGKRSFCCGAGGGRMWLEETIGDKINETRVKEALKTDIDQIYTACPFCMTMFEDGLKALENEKVEVKDISELLLEASSEKQ; translated from the coding sequence ATGACCACTGAAGGCATTATTATGCTGATTACATTATCAGCTGTGCTGATCGCGTTTGGTTTTATTGTTTCTCGACTGATTAGAGCTCTCAGATTGGGCAGGCCGGAAGACAGATTCGACAATTTCGGCCAACGCTTAAAGTCGATTATTGTTTTTGTTGCCGGGCAGGCCCGCGTTCTTTCTCAGGCCTCGGGTATCGGCCATTTCTTCATATTCTGGGGGTTTATTTTTATTACTCTGGGTACCGGCGAACATATCCTGAATATGATAATCCCCTCTTTTAGTTACGAAGCCCTTTTCGGCTCCGGTGCGGCTGCCGTGATATCTTTCTGTCAGGATATACTGGCGTTTATAGTTCTCGGGGCGATCATCGTGTCTATTTTCAGACGGTTTGTTCTAAAACCTGTCCGCCTTGAGAGCGACGATCCAAAAACAGGCAGAGAAGCGGTATTTATCCTTACCTTGATTTTTATTCTGATAATTCTCATGTACGGACTCAAAGGAGCGGGTATTATCCAGGGTGAAGTAGACGGTTCTTCAGCGCCAATTTCCAATGTTGCCGCCAATATCATAGAGAGTAACGGAATAAGAGCCGATATCGCGGAATCAGTGTTCGCGTGGTTTCATCACTTGATCGTTTTCTTCTTTCTGTTATATATTCCTTTTTCAAAGCATATTCATATTCTCGGAGCTATCCCGAATGTTTTTTTCAGGAATCTCGGTTTACCCGGAACATTAACCAGTATGGATTTCGAAGATGAAACAGCTCTGAAATTCGGCAATTCCGTCCTGACCGACTTTTCCTGGAAGCAGCTTCTTGACCTTTATGCCTGCACCGAATGCGGAAGATGCCAGGCGGCCTGCCCTGCGTATCTTACAGATAAACCCTTAACCCCTTATGGAATGATACATAACCTCAGGGGGCATTTTATGGAACAGATGGGCGGCCTTTTGTCCGGTAACGATAAGGATTCGGAAGAAAAGCAGATTGTTCCCGGCCAGGTATCAAAGGATGAACTCTGGGCTTGCACAACGTGCGGAGCGTGTCTTCAGGAATGTCCTCCTTTTATCGAGCATGTTCAGAAAATAGTAGATCTGAGAAGATATTTGGTTTTAACAGAAGCTGATTTTCCGCCTGAAGTCCAACCGGTTTTTAAAAACATGGAGGTAAATTACAATCCGTGGTCATTCGGTTACGCCGACAGAGCAAATTGGGCGGCAGACCTTGATGTGCCTATAGCTTCGGAAAAGAAGAACTTTGATATATTATTCTGGGTAGGATGCGCCGGCTCGTTTGACGACAGGGGCAAGACGATAGCGAGATCTGTAGTGCGACTGCTTGAGAGGGCGGGAATTGACTACGCCATTTTAGGCACTGAGGAAAAATGCTGCGGCGACTCCGCGAGGAGATTGGGTAACGAGTATCTCGCGCAGATGCTTATTGAATCGAATATAGAGGTCATGAAAAACTATGAATTCAATAGAATATTGACCATTTGTCCCCATGGGCTTAATTCCTTCAGGGCGGACTACCCTCAAGCGGGATATTCAAAACCTGTCGTCCATCACGCTGAATTTCTTCTCGAGCTTGCCCGGGCCGGGAAACTTAAGTTCGCGGCCGCTAAAGATATAAAAGGGATTTATCATGACCCGTGTTATCTTGGAAGGTATAATGATATTATTTCAGAACCCCGCGAGCTGATTTCACAAATAGAAGGAGTCGATCTGTCTGAGTTTGACAGGCACGGGAAACGAAGTTTCTGCTGTGGAGCTGGAGGCGGAAGGATGTGGCTGGAGGAGACAATCGGAGATAAAATAAACGAAACAAGAGTCAAGGAGGCTCTTAAAACAGATATAGATCAGATATATACCGCCTGCCCCTTCTGCATGACGATGTTTGAGGACGGATTGAAGGCGCTGGAAAATGAAAAGGTGGAAGTAAAAGATATTTCAGAGTTGCTTCTTGAAGCTTCAAGTGAAAAGCAATAA
- a CDS encoding tetratricopeptide repeat protein, with protein MPQFRYSLVIIIITVAFFAGCAGPQGRHPAAEKPADTAKTTQKRPPEIVLVDANQTAAAGNLKKAASMLEELIDSHPENIEALRLLAKIYSNLGKEDESFTLWERVYRLNPYDPDAAYETSKTLRYTEDWSQLRSRMRKLEKKGVADRRHYLMLGRADFRLGYKAEAEKYLLKANGLKEADLLLGKLYYGQGRYSEAKKAFEKTLRKDKGNYSAHIYLGYINYSRKRYAKALEHYRKALGTRNSSHANLCLAAVHRKLGNYTSAIKFFEDGLSINDSRGTNERKKAYNTLCRLLIKTGKTDRAYSVIRRGVREFPDSGGLYFYWGTALFKDGFPARAKDKFKKAARDPSWKDEALKRFHSIR; from the coding sequence ATGCCGCAATTCAGGTACTCTCTCGTTATTATAATTATAACAGTTGCCTTTTTTGCCGGATGCGCTGGTCCCCAGGGCCGGCATCCAGCCGCGGAAAAACCCGCAGATACCGCTAAGACAACGCAGAAACGTCCCCCGGAAATAGTATTAGTTGACGCAAATCAAACCGCCGCAGCCGGCAACTTGAAGAAAGCGGCCTCGATGCTCGAAGAACTCATCGATTCTCACCCTGAAAACATAGAAGCGCTAAGATTGCTGGCTAAAATCTATTCTAACCTCGGTAAAGAGGATGAATCATTCACGCTCTGGGAAAGAGTTTACAGACTGAACCCTTACGACCCGGACGCTGCTTATGAAACAAGCAAAACACTAAGATATACCGAAGACTGGTCACAGCTTCGATCCCGTATGCGTAAGCTTGAGAAGAAAGGCGTCGCTGACAGAAGACACTACCTGATGCTCGGACGGGCGGATTTCCGTCTCGGATATAAAGCGGAGGCTGAAAAATATCTGCTTAAAGCAAATGGGCTGAAAGAGGCGGATCTTCTTCTGGGAAAATTGTATTACGGGCAGGGCAGATATTCAGAAGCAAAAAAGGCGTTTGAAAAAACACTGAGGAAAGACAAGGGAAATTATTCAGCACATATTTATTTAGGATATATCAATTACAGCAGAAAGAGGTACGCGAAAGCTCTTGAGCATTACAGAAAGGCACTTGGAACGCGAAACAGCTCTCACGCAAATTTATGCCTTGCGGCAGTCCACCGGAAACTCGGCAATTATACTTCAGCCATTAAATTTTTCGAAGATGGGCTCTCAATAAATGATTCGCGCGGAACAAACGAGAGAAAGAAGGCCTATAATACTCTCTGCCGGCTACTTATCAAAACAGGAAAAACAGACCGCGCCTACTCGGTCATTCGGAGGGGTGTAAGGGAATTCCCGGATTCGGGAGGGCTTTATTTCTACTGGGGAACAGCCCTTTTCAAAGACGGTTTCCCTGCCAGAGCCAAAGATAAGTTCAAAAAGGCGGCGCGTGATCCGTCCTGGAAAGATGAGGCGCTTAAGAGATTCCATTCTATCCGTTAA